A window of Paenibacillus sp. 19GGS1-52 contains these coding sequences:
- the ade gene encoding adenine deaminase, with protein sequence MLTTDIKDAIQRRRMIDVLLSDTVHADLVLKGGYIINVVTREIYEGDVAIKGDRILLVGQADKLIGPSTVIEEMRGKFISPGFIDSHMHFESAMLTVTEFSKLSIPTGTTTLVADPHEIGNVLGVPGMKAMIEEAKTLPNRVLFTVPCLTPDVPGLETAGADISSKDMQELLNDDHVQGIGELQGFSNVHPVYRNAPYLIDDLLASVSYAKAIGKSIEGNAPGLFGRELAAHIICGGGHVSCHETTTKEEMMEKLRYGVSVFMREGSSQRNMAECIRAITEEGMDSRRAILVSDDMVPEDLLKYGHMNDIVRRTIAVGIDPVEAIQMVTINPATHFGFDDIGLLAPGKKADIAVISDLTQMKIAQVYISGVKIAENGELTRDIPSYIYPASVKNSVKRKPVKLEDLQISAEGAHNTVQIRTIEVIPDQNLTGAGIYIASVKDNVVLPSVADDLLPLLVVERHGRSGKIGKTFVRGMTLKVGAIAESVAHDTHNIIVTGTNYADMVTAVNRVIAMDGGIAMIAGGKVVGDLPLRIGGLMTDELTGKQMSSRITELHQLAREELGCSLHVPFMHLSFLSLVTSPAWKITDIGLIDADAFTVLPTLA encoded by the coding sequence ATGCTAACGACAGATATCAAAGATGCGATTCAGCGGCGGCGGATGATTGATGTGCTGCTCTCCGACACTGTTCACGCCGACCTTGTACTTAAAGGCGGCTATATCATTAATGTAGTTACCCGGGAAATTTACGAAGGCGATGTAGCTATAAAAGGGGATCGCATTCTACTTGTAGGCCAAGCGGATAAGCTGATTGGTCCCTCTACCGTCATTGAAGAGATGCGCGGCAAATTCATAAGTCCGGGCTTTATTGATTCACATATGCATTTCGAAAGCGCGATGCTTACTGTAACCGAATTTTCCAAATTATCCATTCCAACGGGAACCACAACATTAGTAGCAGATCCGCATGAAATAGGCAATGTTCTGGGAGTGCCGGGAATGAAAGCGATGATCGAGGAAGCCAAAACCTTACCGAACCGTGTTCTTTTCACCGTACCCTGTCTCACGCCGGATGTGCCTGGTCTAGAAACTGCTGGTGCTGATATTAGCTCGAAGGATATGCAGGAACTGCTGAATGATGATCATGTACAGGGAATCGGAGAACTGCAGGGCTTCAGCAATGTTCATCCGGTATACCGCAATGCCCCCTATCTTATTGATGATCTGCTTGCCTCTGTTTCTTACGCCAAAGCTATTGGCAAAAGCATTGAAGGCAACGCCCCCGGCTTATTTGGCCGCGAGCTTGCCGCCCATATCATATGTGGAGGTGGCCATGTCTCCTGCCATGAGACAACGACGAAGGAAGAAATGATGGAGAAGCTGCGTTACGGGGTCAGTGTATTTATGCGCGAAGGCTCTTCCCAGCGCAATATGGCTGAATGCATCCGGGCCATTACTGAGGAGGGAATGGATTCACGACGAGCCATCCTCGTCTCCGATGATATGGTTCCTGAGGATCTGCTGAAATACGGGCATATGAATGATATTGTCCGCAGAACCATTGCCGTAGGTATAGATCCAGTAGAGGCCATCCAAATGGTCACCATTAACCCGGCTACACATTTTGGCTTCGATGATATCGGCCTGCTCGCCCCAGGTAAAAAAGCCGATATCGCCGTAATCAGCGATTTAACCCAGATGAAGATCGCTCAAGTCTATATAAGCGGAGTCAAAATCGCCGAGAACGGCGAGCTCACCCGGGATATCCCCTCCTATATTTATCCCGCTTCTGTCAAAAATTCCGTTAAGCGTAAACCCGTCAAACTGGAGGACCTGCAAATTTCTGCTGAAGGCGCTCATAACACCGTTCAGATCCGGACCATCGAGGTTATTCCAGATCAAAACCTGACCGGAGCCGGAATCTATATCGCTTCCGTCAAGGATAATGTCGTCTTGCCTTCGGTCGCAGACGACCTTCTTCCCCTGCTCGTAGTCGAACGTCATGGACGCAGCGGCAAGATCGGTAAAACCTTTGTTCGCGGTATGACGCTTAAAGTAGGAGCGATCGCCGAGAGCGTAGCCCATGATACGCATAACATCATTGTCACAGGCACTAACTATGCAGATATGGTAACCGCCGTGAATCGGGTTATTGCCATGGACGGAGGCATCGCCATGATTGCAGGGGGCAAAGTTGTAGGGGATCTGCCGCTGCGCATTGGTGGGCTAATGACTGACGAACTGACAGGCAAGCAGATGAGCAGTCGGATTACCGAGCTGCATCAGCTAGCCCGTGAGGAGCTAGGATGCAGCCTGCATGTACCATTTATGCATCTTTCTTTCCTCTCACTAGTCACCAGCCCGGCGTGGAAAATAACCGATATCGGCCTGATTGATGCCGATGCCTTCACCGTGCTGCCAACACTCGCTTAA
- a CDS encoding EutN/CcmL family microcompartment protein gives MQLGLIIGYVVATRKDETLVGAKLLIVQPIHPDNTPSGATIVAVDTVGAGIGETIIFVVGSVASRATLHPNAPIDAAIVGIVDSVDCAKAGGS, from the coding sequence ATGCAGCTGGGACTAATTATCGGATACGTCGTTGCAACTAGAAAGGATGAGACTCTGGTTGGTGCCAAACTACTGATCGTTCAGCCGATTCACCCGGACAATACACCTTCTGGAGCAACGATCGTTGCGGTCGATACGGTGGGAGCCGGAATTGGCGAAACGATCATCTTCGTAGTCGGCAGCGTGGCTTCACGAGCGACGTTACATCCGAATGCCCCTATAGATGCCGCTATTGTCGGTATTGTAGACAGCGTGGATTGCGCCAAGGCGGGAGGTTCATAA
- a CDS encoding BMC domain-containing protein has product MGESLGLIETKGLVGAIEAADAMVKAANVEICGYEKIGFGLVTVMVRGDVGAVKAATDAGAAAAKRVGELVSVHVIPRPHSEVERALLSKGIE; this is encoded by the coding sequence ATGGGAGAATCACTGGGATTAATCGAAACAAAAGGTCTTGTAGGGGCAATTGAAGCTGCGGATGCAATGGTGAAAGCGGCAAACGTAGAAATCTGCGGTTATGAAAAAATCGGCTTTGGTCTCGTAACAGTTATGGTTCGTGGGGATGTAGGTGCTGTAAAGGCAGCAACCGATGCAGGGGCAGCAGCAGCCAAACGGGTCGGAGAACTGGTTTCGGTACATGTCATCCCAAGACCACATAGTGAAGTTGAACGGGCCTTGTTATCCAAAGGCATTGAATAG
- a CDS encoding BMC domain-containing protein: protein MQALGLIETLGFTTAVSAADAALKAADVRLVAVEKVIGVGGSLGVTIHLSGDVAAVNASVEAGKAEAQRVGKVISAHVIAKAHEDVTHKILSKYLLEKENAAPASVTISSATDPLTKTNKLKSDTLPASPGPTDSTESTDSDDKPN, encoded by the coding sequence ATGCAAGCGCTGGGATTAATTGAGACTCTTGGGTTCACAACCGCCGTTTCAGCAGCAGATGCTGCACTTAAGGCAGCAGATGTGCGACTAGTGGCCGTAGAGAAGGTTATCGGTGTTGGCGGTTCATTGGGTGTGACTATTCATCTAAGCGGGGATGTTGCTGCAGTCAACGCCTCCGTTGAGGCTGGAAAGGCAGAAGCACAACGAGTCGGCAAGGTAATCTCTGCCCATGTCATCGCAAAAGCTCACGAGGATGTGACTCACAAGATATTGTCGAAATATTTACTGGAAAAAGAAAACGCCGCTCCCGCATCTGTTACTATCTCCTCTGCTACTGACCCGCTCACAAAGACTAACAAGCTGAAGTCGGATACTTTACCAGCTTCACCTGGCCCTACAGATTCAACCGAATCAACCGATTCAGACGACAAACCAAACTAA
- a CDS encoding BMC domain-containing protein, with product MQAIGLIETRGLTPALEALDAMCKAANVKLVDFKRIGSGLVTVIVEGDVASVTAAVEAGVAAYARTGGELISSNVIPRPHPDLATMLY from the coding sequence ATGCAAGCAATCGGATTGATTGAGACACGAGGGCTGACACCAGCATTAGAAGCGCTCGACGCCATGTGCAAAGCAGCAAATGTTAAGCTGGTGGACTTCAAGCGGATCGGCTCCGGCTTGGTGACGGTTATCGTCGAAGGCGATGTCGCCTCTGTCACAGCAGCGGTTGAGGCTGGCGTTGCTGCTTATGCACGAACCGGCGGTGAGCTCATTTCGTCAAATGTCATTCCGCGCCCGCATCCGGATTTAGCCACAATGCTCTACTAA
- a CDS encoding UbiD family decarboxylase, with product MAALNIRQLLEHWERNGKLLRIRREVDPRFELGAVVKAVKGAQPILFEKIKGYNVHMTVGLGGSKALMAESMDMQPGDMLPRLIEALVHPLATRKVEHASVHDNVITGLLNLKDYFPVCTYHALDSGAYYVSGVMVVKGRDGHTRYTSIRRMQLLDGNRTSILISSPELFQQYKEFEERDEPLEVAFMFGIVPAVVLASQVSTHLFHVDKLDVASALLGEALAVVPCKSVNLEVLAEAEVVFEGRILPGIRVPEGPFGELGGYYGPRSEQPVVEFSAVTYRNHPIWQTILPASYEEKLPMAIAREVALISSIRQVVPTVQDVHITMGGVGRYHAVVRIRKVSEGDGKTTLLAAFAGDKDLKHVVVVDEDVDLLNPLDVEWAIATRVQADLDLFIVPGAKGSPLEPSHNLRGVTAKMGIDATYPLSQAEHYLRTHIPGQDEIELANYL from the coding sequence ATGGCAGCGCTGAATATTAGACAATTACTGGAGCATTGGGAGAGGAACGGCAAGCTGCTGCGGATACGTAGAGAAGTTGACCCCCGCTTCGAGCTCGGAGCAGTAGTTAAAGCGGTAAAGGGTGCGCAACCCATACTCTTCGAGAAGATCAAAGGGTATAACGTACACATGACTGTTGGGCTTGGCGGCTCCAAAGCGCTGATGGCTGAAAGTATGGATATGCAGCCTGGCGACATGCTTCCTCGCCTTATCGAGGCCCTCGTGCATCCGCTTGCGACCCGCAAAGTGGAGCACGCTTCGGTCCATGACAACGTTATTACCGGCCTGCTTAACTTGAAAGATTACTTTCCTGTATGCACTTATCATGCTTTGGACAGCGGAGCATATTACGTCTCAGGAGTCATGGTCGTTAAGGGCCGGGACGGACATACACGTTATACTTCCATCCGGCGGATGCAGCTGCTGGATGGCAACCGGACCAGTATTTTAATCTCTTCACCAGAATTATTTCAACAATACAAAGAGTTTGAAGAGCGTGATGAGCCGCTGGAAGTCGCGTTTATGTTTGGCATCGTCCCGGCTGTTGTTCTGGCTTCACAGGTCAGCACACATCTGTTTCATGTAGATAAGCTGGATGTTGCCTCTGCCCTACTCGGCGAGGCACTTGCAGTAGTTCCCTGCAAGAGCGTTAATCTTGAGGTTCTGGCTGAAGCTGAGGTTGTCTTTGAGGGGCGGATTCTTCCTGGGATTCGCGTACCCGAAGGACCATTCGGAGAGCTCGGCGGATATTATGGACCACGTTCAGAACAGCCAGTGGTAGAGTTCTCCGCCGTAACTTACCGGAACCATCCCATTTGGCAGACTATTCTCCCAGCTAGCTATGAAGAGAAGCTGCCTATGGCTATTGCCCGTGAAGTAGCCTTAATCAGCTCCATCCGGCAGGTTGTGCCTACCGTTCAAGACGTTCATATCACAATGGGTGGCGTAGGACGGTATCATGCAGTCGTTAGGATTCGCAAAGTAAGCGAGGGTGACGGCAAAACTACTCTGCTAGCTGCCTTTGCCGGTGACAAGGACTTGAAGCATGTGGTTGTCGTCGATGAAGATGTTGACCTCTTGAATCCGCTTGATGTGGAGTGGGCCATTGCCACCCGGGTTCAAGCCGATCTGGATCTGTTCATTGTCCCTGGCGCCAAGGGTTCTCCGCTGGAACCTTCCCACAATCTTCGCGGGGTCACTGCTAAGATGGGCATCGATGCTACGTACCCGTTATCGCAAGCGGAGCATTATCTCAGAACTCATATTCCTGGACAGGATGAGATTGAGCTGGCGAACTATTTATAG
- a CDS encoding flavin prenyltransferase UbiX, producing the protein MKIIVALTGASGAIYGYSLIRSLHQLGIDTYVIATSAGENVLQYECGIDMAEIAEYATVLPNSDLFAPVASGSFKTDGMVIIPCSMNTLGAIANGLGDTLLSRAASVVLKEKRRLIIVPRETPLHLIHLENMLRVARAGADIMPASPGFYNHPTEIWELVNFMNARVLDALGIEHQLMKRWGEA; encoded by the coding sequence ATGAAAATTATAGTCGCTCTTACAGGAGCAAGCGGAGCCATATACGGCTACTCCCTGATCCGCAGCCTGCATCAATTAGGCATAGACACCTATGTTATCGCCACTAGCGCCGGAGAGAATGTGCTCCAATATGAATGTGGCATCGACATGGCTGAGATCGCGGAATATGCGACGGTGCTGCCAAACAGTGATTTGTTCGCACCTGTAGCCAGCGGCTCATTCAAAACTGACGGAATGGTCATTATCCCCTGTTCCATGAACACACTGGGTGCTATCGCCAATGGGCTGGGAGATACTCTGCTGAGCCGTGCGGCCAGTGTGGTGCTGAAGGAAAAACGCAGGCTCATTATCGTGCCCCGCGAGACGCCACTCCATCTCATTCATTTGGAGAATATGCTTAGGGTTGCCCGCGCGGGAGCAGACATTATGCCTGCCTCACCAGGATTCTACAATCATCCCACAGAGATCTGGGAGCTGGTTAATTTTATGAATGCCCGTGTCCTCGATGCTTTGGGGATTGAACATCAATTAATGAAAAGATGGGGTGAGGCTTAA
- a CDS encoding Na-translocating system protein MpsC family protein, whose translation MSVTLLLSSNEFKKKLSRCYNEVHKELYGVGVTQLKIDAVNDTMIMFLVKHQRVTALRALEEHYPELKQSVDAALHQEFKRRIQKKLAEEMKLAVTGVLRDYEPQTAWACTVVITDAEKG comes from the coding sequence TTGTCGGTAACCTTACTTCTCTCATCGAATGAATTTAAGAAGAAGCTGTCCCGCTGTTATAATGAAGTACACAAAGAGTTGTATGGTGTTGGTGTTACACAGCTTAAGATTGATGCCGTAAATGATACGATGATTATGTTTCTGGTGAAGCATCAGCGGGTTACCGCACTTCGTGCCCTAGAAGAACATTATCCAGAGTTGAAGCAGTCTGTTGATGCTGCGCTGCATCAGGAATTCAAACGTAGAATCCAGAAGAAGCTGGCCGAAGAAATGAAGCTGGCCGTCACTGGCGTATTACGGGATTATGAGCCACAAACTGCATGGGCTTGTACTGTAGTTATCACGGATGCCGAGAAAGGATAA
- a CDS encoding ATP-binding cassette domain-containing protein, with product MLELRRVSKKFKLKNGIYQAVDDVSLEVKAGAIYGIIGASGAGKSTLLRMINLLEVPDSGTVTVDGHLLTSMSDKQRRKERQKIGMIFQQFNLVYNVTVSSNVAIPLELAGLPKRERINRVQECLDFVGLTDKAEQYPAQLSGGQRQRVAIARALANSPKLLLCDEPTSSLDPVTTADILSVLRHINESLGVTIVIVTHEMDVVKTLCGHVSVMERGMIIDSFSREDGDFQPAATSSGSYRNQILGKTEEVHV from the coding sequence ATCCTAGAACTGAGACGGGTAAGTAAAAAATTTAAGCTGAAGAATGGCATATATCAGGCGGTTGACGATGTATCGCTTGAGGTTAAGGCAGGAGCTATCTATGGCATTATTGGCGCAAGTGGTGCCGGAAAGTCTACGCTGCTGCGTATGATCAATCTACTGGAGGTACCAGATTCGGGTACGGTTACTGTAGACGGACACCTTCTGACAAGTATGTCAGACAAACAGCGGCGAAAGGAGCGGCAAAAGATCGGGATGATCTTTCAGCAATTTAACCTTGTATATAACGTGACAGTCAGCAGTAATGTCGCCATTCCGCTTGAACTAGCTGGTCTACCAAAACGTGAACGGATCAATCGAGTGCAGGAATGCCTCGACTTCGTCGGCCTTACGGATAAGGCAGAACAATATCCTGCCCAACTGAGTGGAGGCCAACGGCAGAGAGTAGCTATAGCCCGCGCGTTAGCGAATAGTCCAAAGTTGCTGCTCTGTGATGAGCCAACCTCATCGCTCGATCCGGTGACTACGGCAGATATATTGAGTGTATTGAGACATATTAATGAAAGCCTCGGTGTAACGATCGTGATTGTCACACATGAGATGGATGTAGTCAAAACCTTATGCGGTCATGTATCTGTAATGGAAAGAGGAATGATCATTGATTCATTCTCCCGAGAAGACGGTGACTTCCAGCCTGCTGCGACTAGCTCAGGCTCGTATCGGAATCAGATTCTTGGCAAAACGGAGGAAGTCCATGTTTGA
- a CDS encoding methionine ABC transporter permease, protein MFESAIKYQAQMWQAIGETFVMVGMSVGAALLLGLPLGTLLFFCRKGQLYENRMMSLVLNSIVNIVRSFPFLLLVVALIPVTRFIVGTAIGTMAATVPLCIVAIAYYSRLVEQSLLEVPKGTIEAALSMGASKLGLVFKFLYVEARSGLVLGLTTSTISFISFSTVMGVVGGGGVGDFAIRYGYQRFETEVMAYAIVVMIVLVQLVQFTGGTLSRLLDKR, encoded by the coding sequence ATGTTTGAGAGTGCAATTAAATACCAAGCACAAATGTGGCAAGCCATTGGTGAGACCTTTGTGATGGTGGGAATGTCGGTTGGAGCTGCGCTGCTGCTGGGACTTCCGCTTGGGACGCTGCTGTTTTTTTGCCGGAAAGGCCAGCTCTATGAGAATAGGATGATGTCCTTGGTGCTCAACAGTATCGTCAATATTGTCCGTTCCTTTCCGTTCCTGCTGTTGGTCGTAGCGCTGATTCCGGTGACCCGATTTATCGTGGGGACGGCGATTGGCACAATGGCTGCAACAGTTCCACTATGTATTGTGGCGATCGCGTATTACTCACGTCTGGTGGAGCAATCTTTGCTGGAGGTTCCCAAAGGAACGATTGAGGCAGCTTTATCAATGGGAGCTTCGAAGCTGGGGCTTGTCTTTAAATTCTTATATGTGGAAGCTCGTTCGGGACTAGTGCTCGGACTGACAACTTCTACGATCAGCTTTATTTCCTTCTCAACCGTGATGGGGGTCGTCGGTGGGGGCGGAGTTGGCGATTTCGCTATCCGCTATGGTTATCAACGCTTTGAGACTGAGGTAATGGCATATGCCATTGTTGTGATGATTGTGCTGGTGCAGCTTGTGCAGTTCACAGGAGGCACCTTGTCCAGACTGTTGGATAAACGATAA
- a CDS encoding MetQ/NlpA family ABC transporter substrate-binding protein has translation MKKSMILLLTLMVILIAGCGANTASDTNAANSSAENSGEPIKLKVATLIPPMTDILDIVKPLLKEDGIELEVVVLSDNVQPNEALANKEVDANFFQHVPYMEQFNASKGSELVAVQPVYNAIYGGYSKRFKDIAELPDGATLVMANDPSNIGRSLEMFEAAGLITLKEGVGIKATQADITANPRKFKFAEVDLLMLARMLDDADLVAMTPAYASPLGLTPKKDALITESEDAKFAITLVARSDNKDSAAIKKLAERISGPEVKKFLEDNYADIALPAFK, from the coding sequence ATGAAAAAATCAATGATACTGCTACTGACATTAATGGTAATCCTCATTGCAGGCTGTGGAGCAAACACGGCATCAGATACGAATGCAGCAAACAGTTCAGCTGAGAATAGCGGGGAGCCTATCAAACTAAAGGTAGCCACACTTATTCCGCCTATGACGGATATTCTGGATATTGTGAAACCATTGTTGAAGGAAGACGGTATCGAGCTTGAAGTCGTGGTGCTATCTGACAATGTGCAGCCAAATGAAGCTTTGGCGAATAAGGAAGTGGACGCTAACTTTTTTCAGCATGTGCCTTATATGGAGCAATTTAATGCCAGTAAGGGTTCAGAGCTTGTAGCGGTTCAGCCCGTTTATAATGCCATTTACGGTGGGTATTCCAAACGTTTCAAAGACATTGCCGAGCTGCCGGATGGAGCCACACTGGTGATGGCGAATGATCCGTCGAACATTGGGCGTTCGCTGGAGATGTTCGAAGCAGCTGGATTGATTACTTTGAAGGAGGGCGTAGGCATTAAGGCTACGCAGGCAGACATTACTGCTAATCCAAGAAAATTTAAATTTGCGGAAGTCGATTTGCTGATGCTGGCCCGTATGCTGGATGATGCTGACCTGGTGGCGATGACGCCTGCTTATGCTAGTCCGCTTGGGCTAACGCCTAAGAAAGATGCCTTGATTACGGAATCCGAGGATGCCAAATTCGCGATTACATTGGTTGCCCGCAGCGATAACAAGGATTCCGCAGCTATTAAAAAGCTGGCTGAGCGGATCAGTGGTCCAGAAGTGAAAAAATTCCTGGAGGATAATTACGCGGATATCGCGCTGCCGGCCTTTAAATAA